In Alosa sapidissima isolate fAloSap1 chromosome 4, fAloSap1.pri, whole genome shotgun sequence, the following are encoded in one genomic region:
- the cdkn1a gene encoding cyclin-dependent kinase inhibitor 1 isoform X1, which yields MCRTMSFHKRVLRSLGNGSARRNLFGPVDRNQLQQDYHTALKRDLEEASRRWGFNFLTEEPLDNADFLWEGVSGAKVPLVYRSSKRSNVTDFSALSTSLEAGVSMESASAETMPSTSQSSKENVPGTPERHPNNLKILERTPVKNDASSNKLKRKQSNITDFYQAKRRVVGTPRKSGQ from the exons ATG TGTAGAACCATGTCCTTCCACAAGCGTGTTCTGAGGTCTCTGGGAAACGGGTCAGCCAGACGGAACCTGTTTGGGCCAGTGGACCGTAACCAGCTGCAGCAGGACTACCACACAGCGCTGAAGCGGGACCTAGAGGAGGCATCACGGCGCTGGGGCTTCAATTTCCTCACCGAGGAGCCCCTGGACAACGCCGACTTCCTGTGGGAGGGTGTTTCTGGGGCGAAGGTTCCCCTGGTGTACCGCTCCTCTAAGCGCAGCAATGTCACCGACTTCTCAGCATTATCCACATCCTTGGAGGCCGGAGTATCCATGGAGTCGGCATCAGCAGAGACCATGCCCAGCACATCGCAGAGCAGTAAGGAAAATGTTCCTGGGACACCGGAGAGACACCCAAACAACCTGAAAATCCTGGAAAGAACCCCAGTGAAGAACGATGCCAGTAGCAACAAACTGAAGAGGAAACAATCTAATATTacag ATTTCTACCAGGCAAAGAGAAGGGTAGTGGGCACGCCCAGAAAATCAGGCCAGTGA
- the cdkn1a gene encoding cyclin-dependent kinase inhibitor 1 isoform X2, translating to MSFHKRVLRSLGNGSARRNLFGPVDRNQLQQDYHTALKRDLEEASRRWGFNFLTEEPLDNADFLWEGVSGAKVPLVYRSSKRSNVTDFSALSTSLEAGVSMESASAETMPSTSQSSKENVPGTPERHPNNLKILERTPVKNDASSNKLKRKQSNITDFYQAKRRVVGTPRKSGQ from the exons ATGTCCTTCCACAAGCGTGTTCTGAGGTCTCTGGGAAACGGGTCAGCCAGACGGAACCTGTTTGGGCCAGTGGACCGTAACCAGCTGCAGCAGGACTACCACACAGCGCTGAAGCGGGACCTAGAGGAGGCATCACGGCGCTGGGGCTTCAATTTCCTCACCGAGGAGCCCCTGGACAACGCCGACTTCCTGTGGGAGGGTGTTTCTGGGGCGAAGGTTCCCCTGGTGTACCGCTCCTCTAAGCGCAGCAATGTCACCGACTTCTCAGCATTATCCACATCCTTGGAGGCCGGAGTATCCATGGAGTCGGCATCAGCAGAGACCATGCCCAGCACATCGCAGAGCAGTAAGGAAAATGTTCCTGGGACACCGGAGAGACACCCAAACAACCTGAAAATCCTGGAAAGAACCCCAGTGAAGAACGATGCCAGTAGCAACAAACTGAAGAGGAAACAATCTAATATTacag ATTTCTACCAGGCAAAGAGAAGGGTAGTGGGCACGCCCAGAAAATCAGGCCAGTGA